A genomic stretch from Pseudomonas mendocina includes:
- a CDS encoding efflux RND transporter periplasmic adaptor subunit: MLRHVLCAAVPVGLVLMLSACGGGETQAVAVRPAMVVQPQLAGELMDAYPGEVRARYEPELAFRIGGKVAKRMVDVGARVKKDQPLAELDPQDVRLQLESARAQMTAAEANLKLVRAERDRYKTLLDRNLVSRSQYDNAENTYRAGEARLNQVRAEFKVASNQAGYSLLRASQDGVIAQRLVEVGQVVAAGQTVFTLAADGEREVLIGLPEQAFERFKVGQSVSVELWSQPDKRYEGRIREMSPSADPQSRTFATRVAFVDKSVPAELGQSARVFIAHQGSVPLTVPLSALSAEKGKPFVWVVQPSDSTLKRVYVRIGAYGEKTVPVLEGLAADDWVVAAGGQVLREGLKVRPVDRANRAVDLAGKE, translated from the coding sequence ATGCTTCGTCATGTTTTGTGTGCTGCTGTGCCTGTTGGCCTCGTTTTGATGCTTTCTGCGTGCGGCGGCGGAGAAACTCAGGCCGTTGCTGTGCGTCCTGCAATGGTGGTGCAGCCGCAGTTGGCGGGTGAGCTGATGGATGCTTACCCAGGTGAGGTGCGTGCCCGATACGAGCCCGAACTGGCTTTCCGCATCGGCGGTAAAGTGGCCAAACGCATGGTGGATGTCGGGGCTCGGGTGAAAAAGGATCAGCCGCTGGCAGAGCTAGACCCACAGGATGTACGCCTGCAATTGGAATCTGCCCGCGCCCAGATGACAGCAGCCGAAGCCAACCTGAAATTGGTGCGCGCTGAACGTGACCGCTACAAGACGCTGCTGGATCGCAATCTGGTCAGTCGCTCGCAATACGACAATGCTGAAAACACCTACCGCGCGGGTGAAGCTCGCCTGAATCAAGTGCGTGCCGAGTTCAAAGTGGCCAGCAACCAAGCGGGGTATTCGCTGTTGCGCGCCTCGCAAGATGGCGTGATTGCTCAACGGTTGGTCGAGGTTGGGCAGGTCGTTGCAGCCGGTCAGACTGTCTTCACGCTGGCGGCTGACGGTGAGCGTGAAGTGTTGATCGGTCTGCCTGAGCAGGCTTTTGAGCGTTTCAAGGTGGGGCAGAGTGTTTCTGTTGAGCTGTGGTCGCAGCCTGACAAGCGTTACGAAGGGCGCATTCGTGAAATGTCTCCCTCCGCTGATCCACAGTCCCGTACCTTTGCTACTCGGGTCGCCTTTGTGGATAAGTCTGTGCCAGCTGAGCTGGGCCAGAGCGCTCGTGTGTTTATTGCTCATCAGGGCTCGGTGCCGCTCACAGTCCCGCTGTCTGCACTGAGCGCCGAGAAGGGCAAACCGTTTGTTTGGGTTGTGCAGCCTTCGGATTCCACCCTAAAGCGTGTGTATGTGCGTATCGGCGCCTATGGTGAGAAGACTGTGCCGGTTCTGGAAGGGCTAGCGGCTGATGACTGGGTTGTAGCAGCCGGGGGGCAGGTACTGCGTGAGGGGCTTAAAGTCCGTCCGGTAGACCGCGCTAATCGAGCGGTTGACTTGGCAGGCAAGGAGTAA